In Chitinophaga sp. HK235, a single window of DNA contains:
- a CDS encoding iron-sulfur cluster assembly accessory protein, with product MITVSEKAGAYIKALMEKEHHEPGTFVRVGVKGGGCSGLEYVMKFEATEEEGDQVFEDKGIKVVVQMKSLLYLYGTELDYSDGLNGKGLFFNNPNATRTCSCGESFAV from the coding sequence ATGATAACCGTTTCAGAAAAAGCAGGAGCATATATTAAAGCATTGATGGAAAAAGAACATCATGAACCGGGCACCTTTGTAAGAGTAGGTGTCAAAGGCGGTGGTTGCTCCGGACTTGAATACGTGATGAAATTTGAAGCAACAGAAGAAGAAGGTGACCAGGTATTTGAAGACAAAGGCATTAAAGTAGTAGTACAGATGAAGAGCCTGCTGTACCTATACGGCACCGAACTGGACTATTCTGATGGCCTCAACGGCAAAGGCCTTTTCTTCAACAACCCGAATGCAACCAGAACATGCAGCTGTGGCGAAAGCTTCGCTGTATAA